The following are encoded together in the Coffea arabica cultivar ET-39 chromosome 1c, Coffea Arabica ET-39 HiFi, whole genome shotgun sequence genome:
- the LOC113715521 gene encoding calmodulin calcium-dependent NAD kinase produces the protein MKISNLEQLFSLRFFLDDKQDMQKDLSGISCKPTYAQILIASSVGLMVAAAMHYRLKKIRDNRIIPKMRIPESGQVVKLEKFSYYVARQMGFADRRQCPTLCKLASEYLRKSEGCEEEIYNFFACEQEADSLFIKLVEEFERCILSYFAFHWSQAPYMVSQVPINRNIHVPCTIMSQVLSTDSEPKKKLKHIVMAATREQRIERVTKNLKVARVFTTLVEEMRAIGLVSTDDSRCTDVMVPMAHKDRSPVLLLMGGGMGAGKSTVLKDILKEPFWVGASGNSVVIEADAFKESDVIYKALSSSGHHDMLHTAELVHQSSTDAASSLLVTALNEGRDVIMDGTLSWVPFVVQTITMARNVHRRRYRMGAGYKVDKDGVVTEKYWEQIDEEQESNGSKKRRPYRIELVGVVCDAYLAVVRGIRRAIMCRRAVRVQSQLRSHKRFANAFTTYCQLVDNARLYSTNALEGPAKLIGWKDKDKTLLVDPEEIGILKLVGRLNEEADCIYDLYKRPHPACERGSIWKDIVLSPSRLNIQKELKYSIQKIERLRE, from the exons ATGAAGATCTCAAATCTCGAGCAACTTTTCTCCCTCCGTTTCTTTCTGGATGACAAACAAGACATGCAGAAAG ATCTTAGTGGGATCAGTTGCAAACCCACATATGCTCAGATCCTTATAGCTTCTTCGGTTGGATTAATGGTCGCTGCTGCGATGCATTATCGGCTGAAGAAAATACGTGACAACAGGATCATACCGAAGATGAGAATTCCAGAATCCGGGCAAGTCGTTAAGCTCGAGAAATTCTCATATTACGTAG CTAGACAAATGGGATTTGCAGATAGAAGGCAGTGTCCGACCCTGTGCAAGTTAGCTTCTGAATACCTTAGGAAATCAGAAGGGTGTGAGGAAGAGATATATAACTTCTTTGCCTGCGAGCAAGAGGCCGATTCGCTCTTCATAAAGCTGGTGGAAGAGTTTGAGAGGTGCATTCTCAGTTACTTCGCCTTTCACTGGTCCCAAGCTCCTTACATGGTCAGCCAGGTACC TATTAACAGGAACATCCATGTTCCTTGCACAATAATGTCTCAGGTGCTGAGTACTGATTCCGAGCCCAAAAAGAAGCTCAAGCACATTGTGATGGCAGCCACAAG GGAACAGAGGATTGAAAGGGTAACCAAGAACTTGAAAGTTGCAAGAGTATTCACAACATTGGTGGAGGAGATGAGAGCCATCGGACTGGTATCTACTGATGATTCACGGTGCACGGATGTGATGGTTCCTATGGCTCACAAAGACAGAAGTCCGGTCCTCCTCCTTATGGGGGGCGGGATGGGGGCTGGGAAAAGTACAGTGCTTAAGGACATTCTCAAAGA ACCATTCTGGGTGGGGGCATCAGGAAATTCTGTTGTAATAGAAGCAGACGCCTTCAAGGAGTCAGATGTCATCTACAAAGCCCTAAGCTCTAGTGGCCATCATGACATGCTTCATACTGCTGAATTG GTGCACCAATCATCTACTGATGCAGCATCATCCCTCCTAGTAACAGCACTCAATGAAGGACGAGATGTGATAATGGATGGCACACTCTCCTGGGTGCCATTTGTTGTACAAACAATAACGATGGCCAGAAATGTCCATCGAAGGCGTTACCGCATGGGAGCAGGTTACAAGGTTGATAAAGATGGAGTTGTCACTGAAAAATACTGGGAACAGATAGATGAAGAACAAGAGAGTAATGGATCCAAAAAGAGAAGACCATACAGGATAGAGTTAGTTGGAGTCGTATGTGATGCTTATTTGGCTGTTGTTAGAGGCATAAG GAGAGCCATCATGTGTAGAAGAGCAGTCAGGGTGCAATCACAGTTAAGATCACACAAGAGATTTGCAAATGCATTTACAACGTATTGCCAGTTAGTAGACAATGCCAGATTATATTCCACAAATGCTTTAGAAGGACCAGCCAAG TTGATAGGATGGAAAGACAAAGACAAGACCCTATTGGTAGACCCAGAGGAGATAGGTATTTTAAAACTCGTAGGCAGATTAAATGAGGAAGCAGACTGCATCTATGATCTCTACAAACGCC